Proteins from a genomic interval of Lolium perenne isolate Kyuss_39 chromosome 1, Kyuss_2.0, whole genome shotgun sequence:
- the LOC127328640 gene encoding beta-D-glucosyl crocetin beta-1,6-glucosyltransferase-like codes for MAQAERERMSVVMFPWLAHGHINPYLELARRLTAVTSHLDVVVHLVSTPANLAPLACHQTDRINLVSLHLPSLPDLPPALHTTKRLPARLMPALKRSCDLAAPRFGALLDGLRPRPDVLLYDFIQPWAPLEAAARGVPAVHFSTCSAAATAFFAHCLHNERVPRAFPFEAISLGGPDEDAKYTALLAIRCDGGTALVPDPLRVELGAGSMAAGVPMVASQSSRWRTGGAASRRRTPCGQWARR; via the coding sequence ATGGCacaggcggagcgcgagcgcatGAGCGTGGTAATGTTCCCGTGGCTGGCGCACGGCCACATCAACCCGTACCTCGAGCTAGCCAGGCGCCTCACCGCCGTCACCTCCCACCTCGACGTCGTCGTCCACCTCGTCTCCACGCCGGCCAACCTCGCGCCCCTCGCTTGCCACCAGACGGACAGGATCAACCTCGTCTCGCTCCACCTCCCCTCGCTCCCGGACCTCCCGCCCGCGCTgcacaccaccaagcgcctcccgGCCCGCCTCATGCCGGCCCTCAAGCGCTCCTGCGACCTCGCCGCGCCCCGCTTCGGCGCGCTGCTCGACGGCCTCCGCCCGCGCCCGGACGTCCTCCTCTATGACTTCATCCAGCCGTGGGCGCCGCTCGAGGCCGCCGCGCGCGGGGTGCCGGCCGTGCACTTTAGCACGTGCAGCGCCGCCGCCACGGCCTTCTTCGCCCACTGCCTCCATAACGAGCGCGTCCCCCGCGCGTTCCCGTTCGAGGCCATCAGCCTCGGCGGCCCCGACGAGGACGCCAAGTACACCGCGCTGCTCGCCATCCGCTGCGACGGCGGCACCGCGCTCGTGCCCGACCCACTGCGGGTGGAGCTCGGTGCTGGATCCATGGCGGCGGGCGTTCCCATGGTGGCGAGCCAGAGTTCTCGTTGGCGGACGGGCGGAGCGGCGTctcgtcgtcgaacaccttgcgggCAGTGGGCACGGCGGTAG